In the genome of Limnobaculum zhutongyuii, one region contains:
- the emrA gene encoding multidrug efflux MFS transporter periplasmic adaptor subunit EmrA, which produces MSAETLSPQPKNKKQTRKLAMAIASSLFIIIGAGYAIYWFVALRHHQTTDDAYVAGNQIQIMAQIAGNVTTIHVDNTDRVKQGDVLLTLDPTDAQQAFERAKTALANSVRQTHQLIINNRQLQANIELKKTALSQAAADLARRETLGKAAAIGKEELQHARDAAVSARAELEVALQQYQANNALVLNTPLEQHPSVLHASSQLRDAWLTLQRTKVVSPINGYVSRRSVQVGSQIAVGNPLMVIVPADQVWVDANFKETQLANMRIGQPVHITSDFYGDDVEYTGTVAGLDMGTGSAFSLLPAQNATGNWIKVVQRLPVRIELDQQQVAQHPLRIGLSMEVTVDTADQNGLVLAEKPRPGVAYETNALTYDLTPVNTLITDIIHANAGN; this is translated from the coding sequence ATGTCCGCGGAAACGCTCTCCCCGCAACCAAAAAACAAAAAGCAAACCCGTAAACTGGCAATGGCAATAGCATCTTCGCTGTTTATCATTATTGGCGCGGGTTATGCCATCTATTGGTTTGTGGCGTTACGTCATCATCAAACAACTGACGATGCTTATGTGGCCGGTAATCAGATCCAGATTATGGCCCAGATAGCCGGAAACGTAACCACTATCCATGTGGATAATACCGACCGGGTAAAACAGGGAGATGTTCTGCTCACGCTGGATCCAACGGATGCACAGCAAGCCTTTGAGCGCGCAAAAACCGCGCTGGCAAATAGCGTGCGACAAACTCATCAACTCATTATTAATAACCGCCAGTTGCAGGCCAATATTGAGCTGAAGAAAACCGCTCTGAGTCAGGCAGCAGCAGATCTGGCGCGTAGAGAAACGCTGGGTAAAGCCGCCGCTATCGGTAAAGAAGAGTTACAGCACGCCAGAGATGCCGCCGTTAGCGCTCGTGCCGAACTGGAAGTCGCTTTACAACAATATCAGGCCAACAACGCACTGGTACTTAATACGCCACTCGAACAGCACCCTTCTGTGTTGCATGCCTCATCTCAGCTACGGGATGCCTGGTTAACCCTACAGCGCACTAAAGTGGTCTCTCCGATTAATGGTTACGTCTCACGTCGTAGCGTTCAGGTTGGTTCACAAATCGCCGTGGGTAACCCACTAATGGTGATAGTGCCGGCCGATCAGGTTTGGGTTGATGCTAACTTTAAAGAGACTCAACTGGCCAATATGCGCATCGGCCAGCCGGTCCACATTACCAGCGATTTCTATGGTGATGATGTGGAATATACCGGCACCGTCGCAGGGCTCGATATGGGAACCGGTAGCGCGTTCTCTCTCCTTCCGGCGCAAAACGCTACCGGAAACTGGATTAAAGTAGTGCAGCGCCTGCCTGTACGTATTGAACTTGACCAACAGCAGGTTGCACAACACCCGCTACGTATTGGTCTGTCAATGGAAGTTACGGTAGATACTGCCGACCAAAATGGCTTGGTACTGGCTGAAAAACCTCGTCCGGGAGTGGCCTATGAGACTAATGCGCTCACTTATGACCTGACGCCAGTCAATACGTTGATTACTGATATTATTCATGCCAACGCTGGCAACTGA
- a CDS encoding glycerate kinase, which produces MKIVIAPDSYKESLSALDVATQIEAGFREIFPQAEYIKLPVADGGEGTVEAMVAATSGKVLTVDVTDPLGERGSAFLGLSGDERYAIIEMAAASGLERVPASQRNPMITTSFGTGELIVEALNSGVKHCIIGIGGSATNDGGAGMVQALGAKLLDENDQQIGFGGAELARLHRIDVSQMDKRIANCRFEVACDVTNPLTGTQGASAIFGPQKGATPAMIEQLDANLLHYAKIIQRDLGLDVNDVPGAGAAGGMGAALLAFLGAELRPGIDIVTEAVGLDEVVRDADLVITGEGRIDSQTVNGKVPIGVARVAKRYHKPVIAIAGSLSSDVDIVYQHGLDAAFSVLYKISSLDEALAQAADNVRMTARNVAMVYRLGLSAK; this is translated from the coding sequence ATGAAAATAGTCATCGCACCGGATTCCTACAAAGAAAGTCTGAGCGCACTGGATGTTGCGACCCAGATTGAAGCTGGATTTCGTGAGATTTTCCCACAGGCCGAGTACATAAAACTACCGGTTGCCGATGGGGGAGAAGGAACAGTAGAAGCGATGGTAGCCGCGACATCAGGGAAAGTTCTTACAGTAGATGTGACCGATCCATTAGGTGAACGAGGCTCTGCTTTTTTAGGACTGTCCGGTGACGAGCGCTATGCCATTATTGAGATGGCGGCAGCCAGTGGACTTGAGCGAGTTCCAGCCAGTCAGCGTAATCCAATGATAACCACTTCGTTTGGCACCGGAGAGTTGATTGTTGAAGCGCTTAACAGTGGAGTAAAACACTGCATTATTGGCATTGGTGGCAGCGCTACGAATGACGGCGGTGCAGGGATGGTTCAGGCATTGGGTGCTAAATTACTCGATGAAAACGACCAACAAATTGGATTTGGTGGTGCAGAGCTTGCCCGTTTGCATCGTATTGATGTGAGTCAGATGGATAAGCGTATTGCCAACTGCCGGTTTGAGGTAGCCTGCGATGTCACTAACCCATTAACCGGCACACAGGGCGCTTCAGCGATATTTGGCCCACAGAAAGGCGCAACACCAGCGATGATCGAACAGCTGGATGCCAATCTGCTTCACTATGCAAAGATTATTCAACGCGATCTTGGGCTGGATGTGAATGATGTTCCGGGAGCAGGGGCTGCGGGTGGTATGGGAGCCGCTTTACTGGCTTTTCTTGGCGCCGAGCTGCGTCCGGGTATTGATATTGTTACGGAAGCTGTTGGGCTGGATGAGGTGGTCAGAGACGCGGATTTGGTGATTACCGGTGAAGGCCGAATCGATAGCCAAACCGTTAACGGCAAAGTACCCATTGGGGTTGCCAGAGTGGCTAAACGCTACCATAAACCGGTGATCGCCATTGCCGGCAGTCTGAGTAGCGATGTGGATATTGTCTATCAGCACGGCCTGGATGCGGCGTTTAGCGTACTGTATAAAATCAGTTCATTAGATGAAGCACTGGCTCAGGCGGCGGATAATGTCAGGATGACAGCCAGAAATGTAGCGATGGTGTATCGCTTAGGATTATCTGCAAAATGA
- the mprA gene encoding transcriptional repressor MprA, translating to MESSFSPTESILSLYATTQEEFPRQEIQLTRLSMHTHSKLLEYRNKNFKAQGINETLFMALVILNAQKDKSIQPSELSLALGSSRTNATRIADDLEKKGWIVRKESGKDRRCLHLFLTPAGQDFLSGMFPQQHANLIKIWDVFSEEERAQLESLNRKLLTRLETIDHA from the coding sequence ATGGAAAGTTCATTTTCGCCTACCGAAAGTATTTTAAGCCTGTACGCAACAACACAGGAAGAGTTTCCGCGTCAGGAAATCCAGCTAACCCGTCTTAGCATGCATACCCACTCAAAGTTACTTGAATATCGGAATAAAAATTTCAAGGCGCAGGGAATAAATGAAACGCTGTTTATGGCGTTAGTCATATTGAATGCACAAAAAGACAAATCAATTCAACCATCAGAATTAAGCCTGGCTCTGGGTTCGTCCAGAACTAATGCTACACGTATTGCTGACGATCTGGAAAAAAAGGGATGGATCGTTCGTAAAGAAAGTGGCAAGGACCGCCGTTGCCTGCACCTGTTTTTGACACCAGCCGGACAAGATTTTCTTAGCGGTATGTTTCCACAGCAACATGCTAATTTAATTAAGATTTGGGATGTTTTCTCTGAAGAAGAGCGCGCTCAACTTGAATCGTTAAATCGCAAACTGCTTACCCGTCTGGAAACTATCGATCACGCCTGA
- the garR gene encoding 2-hydroxy-3-oxopropionate reductase, protein MKIGFIGLGIMGKPMSKNLLKAGYSLVVMDRNADSIAEAVAAGAVAAATPKAVAEQSDVIITMLPNSPQVKEVVLGENGVIEGAKKGAIVIDMSSIAPLASREICAALAEKGVEMLDAPVSGGEPKAIDGTLSVMVGGNKAIFDSCFDIMKAMAGSVVHTGDIGAGNVTKLANQVIVALNIAAMSEALVLATKAGVNPDLVYQAIRGGLAGSTVLDAKAPMVMDRNFKPGFRIDLHIKDLANALDTSHGVGAQLPLTAAVMEMMQALKADDMGTSDHCALARYYEKLAKVEVTR, encoded by the coding sequence ATGAAAATCGGTTTTATTGGCTTAGGGATTATGGGCAAACCAATGAGCAAAAATCTGCTGAAAGCGGGTTACTCGTTAGTTGTCATGGATCGCAATGCGGATTCCATTGCTGAAGCTGTCGCAGCCGGTGCCGTCGCTGCGGCAACGCCAAAAGCGGTAGCAGAGCAAAGTGATGTGATTATTACGATGCTGCCAAATTCACCGCAGGTAAAAGAGGTTGTTCTGGGAGAGAATGGCGTTATTGAAGGTGCAAAGAAAGGCGCTATCGTTATTGATATGAGTTCCATTGCGCCACTGGCCAGCCGTGAAATCTGTGCAGCACTGGCTGAGAAAGGGGTAGAAATGCTGGATGCTCCAGTGAGCGGCGGCGAACCAAAAGCGATTGATGGCACTCTGTCCGTTATGGTTGGCGGTAATAAAGCAATATTTGATAGCTGCTTTGACATCATGAAGGCGATGGCAGGTTCTGTGGTTCATACTGGTGATATTGGTGCCGGTAACGTCACTAAACTGGCTAATCAGGTCATCGTTGCACTGAATATTGCAGCCATGTCTGAAGCACTGGTACTGGCAACCAAAGCGGGAGTCAATCCGGATCTGGTGTATCAGGCTATCCGTGGTGGGCTGGCGGGTAGTACCGTACTGGATGCCAAAGCACCTATGGTGATGGATCGTAACTTTAAGCCAGGCTTCCGTATCGATTTGCATATTAAAGATCTGGCGAATGCGCTGGATACATCACATGGGGTTGGTGCTCAACTGCCATTGACTGCGGCAGTAATGGAAATGATGCAAGCCCTGAAAGCGGATGATATGGGAACTTCTGACCACTGTGCTTTAGCACGTTACTATGAGAAGTTGGCTAAAGTTGAAGTTACCCGGTAA
- a CDS encoding phage holin family protein — protein MPIKEPENFSLFSYLLVLIMTLLGAIASYAYRILNGEEFRWSILLLQAIVAIFAGALVLLAANYYHWAAEFAGGIAGLSGWSGAEFIKTLEKRFLKRVHGGNHDN, from the coding sequence ATGCCAATAAAAGAACCTGAAAACTTCAGTTTATTTAGTTACTTGCTCGTATTGATTATGACTTTACTGGGCGCTATTGCCAGCTATGCCTACCGAATCCTCAATGGCGAAGAGTTTCGCTGGTCGATTCTTTTGCTGCAAGCCATCGTGGCTATCTTCGCCGGTGCGCTGGTGTTGCTGGCCGCCAATTATTATCACTGGGCTGCTGAATTTGCCGGCGGCATTGCCGGATTATCCGGCTGGTCTGGTGCGGAATTTATTAAAACCCTGGAAAAGCGTTTTCTAAAGCGGGTCCATGGAGGAAATCATGATAACTAG
- the garL gene encoding 2-dehydro-3-deoxyglucarate aldolase: protein MSKSTVVNPFRQDLLGGKTLIGCWASLASPITTEVLGYAGFDWLLLDGEHAPNDVTTFIPQLMALKGSDSAAIVRPQSNDPVTIKRLLDIGFHNLLIPFVESEEEALQAVASTRYPPQGIRGVSVSHRSNCYGTVADYFSKINDNISVMVQIESQQGVDNLDAIAAVEGVDCIFVGPSDLSAALGYLGQAGHPEVQKTIRHIFERAKAHGKACGILAPVEADARRYLEWGATFVAVGSDLGVFRTATQALKDKYK from the coding sequence ATGTCTAAATCTACCGTTGTTAACCCATTTCGTCAGGATCTCCTGGGTGGTAAAACATTAATTGGTTGCTGGGCTTCACTTGCCAGTCCTATCACCACTGAGGTTCTGGGCTATGCCGGTTTTGACTGGCTGCTGCTGGACGGCGAACATGCCCCAAACGACGTAACGACCTTTATCCCTCAACTGATGGCGCTAAAAGGCAGCGACAGCGCAGCCATTGTGCGCCCTCAGTCCAACGATCCGGTCACCATTAAGCGTTTACTGGATATTGGTTTCCATAATCTGTTGATTCCTTTTGTTGAGTCAGAAGAAGAAGCATTGCAGGCGGTGGCTTCTACACGTTATCCACCACAGGGTATTCGTGGCGTATCGGTATCTCATCGCAGCAACTGTTACGGCACCGTAGCGGATTACTTCAGCAAAATTAACGACAACATCAGTGTGATGGTGCAAATCGAAAGCCAGCAGGGTGTCGATAATCTGGATGCCATTGCAGCGGTAGAGGGCGTGGATTGCATCTTTGTAGGACCAAGTGACCTGTCGGCTGCGCTGGGCTATTTAGGTCAGGCCGGACATCCGGAAGTGCAAAAAACGATTCGCCATATTTTTGAGCGTGCAAAAGCACATGGTAAGGCCTGCGGCATTCTGGCTCCGGTAGAAGCGGATGCGCGCCGCTACCTTGAGTGGGGCGCAACCTTTGTTGCCGTTGGCAGCGATCTTGGCGTTTTCCGTACCGCCACTCAGGCACTGAAAGACAAATATAAGTAA
- a CDS encoding phospholipase D-like domain-containing protein — MIVDKVFDLLGGYSDPNYGVSYGLSDNNRWEKLLDTPRLWGHNPAVNDYEPTAQNLVQAITELLASAEHTIDISTLTPLPYGLFLEAIKAGIEAAIAKGHRPVVRVLEGVYFPLLTTGEPTSKMVSFLRELSVSLDVPIYAGAMQSSALSWNHSKLIIVDGKRAICGGHNLWSSDYTGFGPVHDVSMQLSGPAITTAQNFLNKIWSVLASYSRGCDITKWYWSRLIYRGNIYKNALPVIKHNLAEPTGDTRVLALGRMGDGLVDASPSANASQTARIAAIQHAKSHIRLSQQMIGVMDIG; from the coding sequence GTGATAGTAGATAAAGTATTTGATTTATTAGGTGGTTATAGCGATCCAAATTACGGCGTCAGCTATGGTCTGTCAGACAATAACCGTTGGGAAAAATTACTGGATACCCCCAGACTTTGGGGGCATAACCCGGCGGTTAATGATTATGAACCCACAGCACAAAATTTGGTTCAGGCAATTACTGAGCTTTTGGCATCAGCAGAGCACACCATTGATATTTCTACCTTAACCCCATTGCCTTATGGATTATTTTTAGAGGCAATTAAGGCAGGAATTGAAGCCGCAATTGCCAAAGGCCATCGACCTGTTGTTCGCGTATTGGAAGGCGTTTATTTTCCACTGCTTACCACGGGGGAGCCAACATCAAAAATGGTCTCTTTTTTGCGAGAGCTAAGCGTTTCACTGGATGTTCCTATTTACGCAGGAGCGATGCAAAGCTCTGCTTTGTCATGGAATCATTCCAAGTTAATTATTGTGGATGGCAAACGGGCTATTTGTGGAGGGCATAACCTTTGGTCTTCTGATTATACCGGTTTTGGCCCGGTTCATGATGTCAGCATGCAATTGTCAGGGCCAGCTATTACCACGGCACAAAATTTTCTGAATAAAATCTGGTCTGTGCTGGCGAGCTATTCGCGCGGTTGTGATATTACCAAATGGTATTGGAGCAGGCTGATATATAGAGGAAATATTTATAAAAATGCCTTACCGGTGATTAAACATAACCTGGCTGAACCAACCGGCGATACCAGAGTGCTAGCCTTAGGCAGAATGGGAGATGGTTTAGTTGATGCCAGCCCTTCTGCGAATGCCAGTCAAACAGCACGTATTGCCGCGATTCAACATGCCAAATCACATATTCGTCTGTCTCAACAAATGATTGGGGTGATGGATATTGGCTAG
- a CDS encoding beta propeller repeat protein has product MMKLEKITKVPGFDKEDPDNARQNNYAWSMTGFGDYVYVGTGRNVPYNGYGNFDLPAPDAFTPENPTMTAEIWRYPKCSHGHKHWERVFRAPKEWSVMGFRSMEVFTDDKGETALYCGCYARGNGPSYMLKSTDGVSWRHIPAGIEPGYSTRSVKTHKGKLYTSALHQFTTELESFLYVTENPEKGWTRVNTDTISGEIFNMISFNGSLYLATMPVGGFELWRCEDPESGKWKRVIDKGAGDALNECPLSLEVFEDHLYIGVGISCEFYSTDPVNPWVVPKGFDLIRISKTDKWEVIVGQKPIAPTKTTTGTRNLGKYPSGLGNMCNAYCWELRSFGGRLYLGTWDTRRINQTFISDFILRPTMERYKKFGSFLVGFIKSVGKNIIEDDYHMLRWLKAFLCTYLKREKSLGFDFASSKDGKTFEMISIDGFGNKENMGIRRMYTPDDRIMYIGTACGSQGCEVWTLEEDKCKCCNSCN; this is encoded by the coding sequence ATGATGAAGCTTGAAAAAATAACAAAAGTACCCGGGTTTGATAAAGAAGATCCTGACAACGCGCGTCAAAATAACTATGCGTGGAGTATGACGGGGTTTGGCGACTACGTTTACGTCGGAACCGGTCGGAACGTTCCTTATAATGGTTATGGAAATTTTGATTTACCCGCTCCGGATGCTTTTACACCGGAAAACCCAACGATGACTGCGGAAATATGGCGTTATCCAAAGTGTAGTCATGGTCACAAACATTGGGAACGCGTTTTCCGGGCTCCCAAAGAATGGAGTGTGATGGGTTTTCGAAGCATGGAAGTATTTACCGATGATAAAGGAGAGACGGCCTTATATTGCGGTTGCTATGCCAGAGGAAACGGCCCTTCATATATGTTGAAATCCACTGATGGTGTGAGTTGGAGGCATATTCCGGCAGGCATTGAACCGGGTTACAGCACGCGAAGCGTTAAGACACATAAAGGAAAGCTATATACCTCCGCGCTGCACCAATTCACTACTGAACTGGAAAGTTTTTTATATGTTACCGAAAACCCTGAAAAGGGCTGGACTCGTGTCAATACAGACACGATAAGCGGTGAGATATTTAATATGATTAGTTTTAATGGCAGCTTGTATCTGGCAACGATGCCGGTGGGTGGCTTTGAGTTATGGCGTTGCGAAGATCCTGAAAGCGGTAAATGGAAGCGAGTCATTGATAAGGGTGCCGGTGATGCACTTAATGAATGTCCACTTTCTTTAGAAGTATTTGAAGATCATCTCTATATTGGCGTTGGCATCAGCTGTGAGTTTTACAGTACCGATCCGGTCAATCCGTGGGTAGTTCCTAAAGGGTTTGATTTGATCAGAATATCAAAAACTGACAAGTGGGAAGTTATCGTCGGACAGAAGCCTATTGCACCGACTAAGACCACTACCGGAACTCGAAATTTAGGCAAGTATCCATCAGGCCTTGGCAATATGTGTAACGCATACTGCTGGGAATTACGCAGTTTTGGCGGACGACTGTATCTGGGAACCTGGGATACACGCAGGATTAATCAAACGTTTATTAGCGATTTTATTCTGCGCCCTACGATGGAACGATACAAAAAGTTTGGTTCTTTCCTGGTTGGGTTTATCAAAAGTGTTGGTAAGAATATTATTGAAGATGACTACCATATGCTGCGTTGGCTCAAAGCATTTCTCTGTACTTATCTCAAGCGCGAAAAGAGTCTTGGTTTCGATTTTGCCAGCAGTAAAGACGGCAAAACGTTCGAGATGATTTCCATTGATGGTTTTGGTAATAAGGAAAATATGGGAATCCGGAGAATGTATACCCCAGACGATCGAATTATGTATATCGGTACAGCCTGTGGTTCTCAGGGGTGTGAAGTTTGGACCTTAGAAGAAGATAAGTGTAAGTGTTGTAACTCATGTAACTGA
- a CDS encoding XRE family transcriptional regulator, whose product MQTLAERVAKRREQLGLSQKTLAEKIQVSQQSINKIESGQTRSPRNLDRLAEALEVSPQWLLFGDESVPIKSVDIYDSEIKASSLRVEEWESMNRDKDEFVEVSMLNVEAACGDGAMADNEHEIYALPFRRYTLRRMGVNARVVRVIGNSMAPMLRSGDVVGIDTANNSTIIDGDLYAIRDGNLIRVKQLIPRPDGGMIIKSFNNTDYPDEQLTREEFEQRIHIIGRVFWSSTLW is encoded by the coding sequence ATGCAGACGTTAGCAGAACGCGTTGCAAAGCGGCGCGAACAGTTGGGTTTAAGTCAAAAAACCCTGGCAGAAAAGATTCAGGTCAGCCAACAATCAATTAATAAAATTGAATCGGGCCAAACCCGATCGCCACGCAATTTGGACAGGCTGGCAGAAGCATTAGAGGTCAGCCCACAATGGCTATTATTTGGTGATGAATCAGTTCCCATTAAGTCCGTAGATATATACGACAGTGAAATCAAGGCCAGTAGCCTGCGAGTTGAAGAATGGGAATCAATGAATCGCGACAAGGACGAGTTTGTCGAAGTCTCAATGCTGAATGTGGAAGCGGCCTGTGGCGATGGCGCGATGGCGGATAATGAGCATGAAATCTATGCCCTGCCGTTTCGTCGGTATACTCTACGCAGAATGGGGGTTAATGCCCGAGTTGTCAGGGTTATCGGCAATAGCATGGCGCCAATGTTGCGTAGCGGAGATGTGGTAGGTATTGATACTGCTAATAACTCAACGATTATTGATGGCGATCTGTACGCTATCCGTGATGGGAATCTGATCAGAGTAAAACAGCTGATCCCTCGTCCGGATGGTGGCATGATCATTAAGAGCTTTAACAACACCGATTACCCTGATGAGCAGCTAACCAGAGAAGAGTTTGAACAACGCATTCATATTATTGGGCGTGTTTTTTGGTCATCCACGCTTTGGTAA
- the emrB gene encoding multidrug efflux MFS transporter permease subunit EmrB, translated as MNNAPLKPLEGAQLGWITLALALATFMQVLDSTIANVAIPTISGDLGSSLSQGTWVITSFGVANAISIPLTGWFAKRVGEVRLFMASITLFVVASWLCGMSHSLEMLILSRVIQGLVAGPIMPLSQSLLLNNYPPLKRSMALALWSMTVTVAPIFGPILGGWISDNYHWGWIFYINVPVGIAVVIITWGILKDRETPTEIRPIDTVGLVLLVVGIGCFQMLLDRGKELDWFHSTEIIVLSVIAVVAITFLIIWELTDDHPIVDLSLFKSRNFTIGCLCISLAFMLYIGSIVLQPQLLQVVYGYTATWAGLAAAPIGLIPLLLAPIIGKYGPKIDLRRLVTFSFIVYAGCFYWRAYTFEPAMDFAAVAWPQFVQGFAIACFFMPLTTITLSDVEPSKIAAASSLSNFLRTLAGSVGTSITTTSWTQREALHHTRLTEAINPHNPLSQQTYESMGKMGMSPEQISAYLNNQITNQGLIISANEIFWLFGGIFLLLLVFVWFAKPPFIIGGGAAHRSAEH; from the coding sequence ATGAATAACGCACCGCTAAAGCCTCTTGAAGGGGCTCAATTAGGTTGGATCACGTTGGCTCTGGCACTGGCGACATTTATGCAAGTGCTGGACTCCACCATCGCTAACGTGGCTATTCCAACCATTTCTGGCGATCTGGGTTCATCCCTTTCTCAGGGCACATGGGTTATCACCTCTTTTGGTGTGGCTAACGCTATCTCCATTCCGCTAACCGGCTGGTTTGCTAAACGCGTTGGTGAAGTTCGCCTGTTTATGGCCTCCATTACGCTATTTGTGGTGGCTTCATGGCTGTGCGGAATGTCGCATAGTCTGGAGATGCTTATTCTCTCCCGGGTTATTCAGGGACTGGTGGCCGGACCCATTATGCCGCTATCACAAAGCCTGCTGTTGAATAACTACCCTCCGCTGAAACGCAGTATGGCGCTGGCGCTCTGGTCAATGACGGTAACGGTAGCCCCCATTTTTGGGCCAATACTTGGGGGCTGGATTAGCGATAACTATCACTGGGGATGGATTTTCTATATTAACGTTCCGGTCGGTATTGCTGTGGTTATCATTACCTGGGGCATCTTAAAAGATCGGGAAACGCCAACCGAGATCCGCCCTATTGATACGGTTGGCCTGGTCTTGCTGGTGGTGGGAATTGGCTGCTTCCAGATGCTACTTGACCGGGGTAAAGAGCTGGACTGGTTCCACTCAACTGAAATCATCGTTTTGTCGGTGATTGCCGTGGTGGCCATCACCTTCCTGATAATTTGGGAGTTAACCGACGACCACCCGATCGTCGATTTATCGCTGTTTAAATCGAGAAACTTCACCATCGGATGCCTGTGTATCAGTCTGGCATTCATGCTGTATATCGGTTCAATTGTATTGCAACCACAGTTATTGCAAGTGGTATATGGTTATACCGCCACCTGGGCGGGACTGGCTGCGGCACCCATTGGGTTAATTCCGCTGTTATTAGCGCCAATAATTGGTAAATATGGCCCTAAAATCGATTTACGTCGATTAGTTACCTTTAGCTTCATTGTGTATGCCGGTTGCTTCTACTGGCGGGCCTATACTTTTGAGCCAGCAATGGATTTTGCTGCCGTGGCCTGGCCGCAATTCGTGCAGGGCTTTGCCATTGCCTGTTTCTTTATGCCGCTGACGACAATTACGCTTTCCGATGTGGAACCGTCAAAAATTGCGGCTGCATCCAGCCTGTCCAACTTTTTGCGTACTCTGGCGGGTTCCGTTGGCACATCGATTACCACCACCTCCTGGACCCAAAGGGAAGCCCTGCACCATACCCGATTAACCGAGGCTATTAATCCGCATAATCCGCTATCACAGCAAACTTATGAGTCTATGGGGAAAATGGGAATGTCGCCGGAGCAAATTAGCGCTTATCTTAACAATCAGATAACCAATCAGGGACTGATTATTTCTGCCAATGAGATCTTCTGGTTATTTGGTGGCATCTTCCTGCTGCTGCTGGTATTTGTCTGGTTTGCTAAACCGCCGTTTATTATTGGTGGCGGAGCCGCACATCGGAGTGCAGAGCACTAA
- a CDS encoding antiterminator Q family protein produces MHNIKTTLEMWGNWARCNVGTEYSKVNVTFQSVLPDSSSTFFRTDDEQGMVVDSAVAGLRHYDQLAYKLVIAHYVYRISQSKLAKQLGKAQSYIAGILRVAEAFIAGQIFVQTGEAVAV; encoded by the coding sequence ATGCACAATATCAAGACAACTTTAGAGATGTGGGGCAACTGGGCTCGTTGTAATGTCGGCACTGAATATTCCAAAGTCAATGTCACTTTTCAGTCGGTTTTACCGGACAGCAGTTCGACATTTTTCCGCACCGATGATGAGCAGGGAATGGTGGTTGATTCTGCTGTTGCCGGACTTCGTCATTATGATCAGTTGGCTTATAAGTTGGTGATTGCACACTATGTTTACCGAATTAGCCAGTCAAAATTAGCGAAGCAATTGGGTAAGGCTCAGAGCTATATTGCAGGAATTTTAAGAGTCGCTGAAGCTTTTATTGCCGGACAAATTTTTGTTCAAACGGGAGAGGCGGTTGCTGTCTGA
- a CDS encoding lysozyme, whose product MITSQHGVDHIKSFESCQLKAYLCPANVWTIGYGHTAGVKSGDQISQMQAERYLKADLVRVEQDIQKIVRVPLTQGQFDALVSFAFNCGTRALSTSTLLRKLNQRDYSGAAEEFSRWVYANGKRLGGLERRRRLEKRMFES is encoded by the coding sequence ATGATAACTAGCCAGCATGGTGTGGATCACATCAAGTCTTTTGAATCCTGCCAGCTAAAAGCTTATCTCTGCCCGGCAAACGTATGGACCATCGGTTATGGCCATACTGCCGGTGTTAAATCAGGAGACCAGATTAGTCAGATGCAGGCGGAGCGCTATCTGAAGGCCGATCTGGTTCGTGTAGAGCAGGATATTCAAAAAATTGTCCGTGTTCCTTTAACTCAGGGGCAGTTCGATGCATTGGTTTCTTTTGCATTTAATTGTGGAACACGAGCACTCAGCACTTCAACCCTGCTACGTAAGCTTAACCAGCGAGACTACAGCGGTGCTGCGGAAGAGTTTTCCCGCTGGGTGTATGCCAATGGAAAACGATTAGGAGGGCTGGAGCGCCGTCGACGTCTGGAAAAACGGATGTTTGAGTCATGA